The Cellulomonas wangleii genome includes a region encoding these proteins:
- a CDS encoding vitamin K epoxide reductase family protein, which produces MDATRSVHDGDVVDPEHDDVLDDELGLPEDPDLLEPAPPAWRRRTAIEMLVSGLIGLYTSFVLSYEAIPIAVAKATSTTATLSCDLNSVISCGKVGASWQAELFGFPNAFLGIAAEAIVITVAVAMIGGVVFPRWFMLSAQAVYTAGLVFAWWLFQQSFFVIGALCPWCLLITATTTLVWAGLTRVNVRDGHLNLPGRAGPWGRRFVASGNDWFVTVAVLVLFVAVVFAKYGWTLL; this is translated from the coding sequence ATGGACGCCACCAGGAGCGTGCACGACGGCGACGTCGTGGACCCGGAGCACGACGACGTGCTCGACGACGAGCTCGGCCTGCCCGAGGACCCGGACCTGCTCGAGCCCGCGCCCCCCGCGTGGCGGCGGCGGACGGCGATCGAGATGCTCGTCTCGGGGCTCATCGGCCTGTACACGTCGTTCGTGCTGTCGTACGAGGCGATCCCCATCGCGGTGGCGAAGGCCACGAGCACGACGGCGACGCTGAGCTGCGACCTCAACTCGGTCATCTCGTGCGGCAAGGTCGGGGCCAGCTGGCAGGCGGAGCTCTTCGGCTTCCCCAACGCGTTCCTGGGCATCGCGGCCGAGGCGATCGTCATCACCGTCGCGGTGGCGATGATCGGCGGCGTCGTCTTCCCGCGGTGGTTCATGCTCAGCGCGCAGGCGGTCTACACGGCCGGTCTGGTGTTCGCGTGGTGGCTGTTCCAGCAGTCGTTCTTCGTCATCGGCGCCCTGTGCCCCTGGTGCCTGCTGATCACCGCCACCACGACGCTGGTGTGGGCGGGCCTCACCCGCGTCAACGTGCGCGACGGGCACCTGAACCTGCCGGGCCGGGCCGGGCCGTGGGGCCGGCGGTTCGTCGCGTCCGGCAACGACTGGTTCGTCACCGTGGCCGTGCTGGTGCTGTTCGTCGCGGTCGTCTTCGCCAAGTACGGCTGGACGCTGCTCTGA